ATCTCGTCGGTTTCAAGGAGCCTGAATGGCAGGCAGCCTTACTTCACCGCCGCTGACTGCTCTTTGAAGAATTTCGCGATCAAGGCCGGCGCTTCGTCAGGAAACTTGTGCGTGCCTTGATGAATGAAAGCCACAAATGGAGCGCCGACCTTCGAGGGAAATAGCGTGCAGTCCTGCGCCCACGATTTGCCTTCCGCCTCGCACTGATTGATCTGCCTCACCTTGTTCATCGCCAGCTCCTGCCACGCATACTTCACCAGCGGGTCTTGTGTTCCCGCGATGTGCATCGCAGGTTTCGGCTTGAAAGATGCATCTGCCAGACGTGCGCTGGCAGCGGCAGAAGGTGCCATCGCGCAAAACACCTCCGGCTTGGTCTGCCACAGCAGATACGTGAAACCGCCGCCGTTCGAGTGCCCGGTCGAAAAAATCCGCTTCGCATCGACCTTGTAGTTCTCCTTCAGATTCGCCATCACCGCGTCGAACAGTTTCAAATCACGGTCGCCTTCCGCCCCTGCCCCATGCTGCCAGCCGGGCTTTTTGCCCTCAGGATCGGTCAGCTTGCCCGGCGTGTTCAATCCTTGCAGATAAACCGAGATCGCCTCCGGCCAGTGCTTGTGCATCGCAAAAGAGCGTCCTGCCTGCAACGCCGTGCCGCCGTGGCCGTGAAACACGAACACCACAGGCGTTGGCGT
The Prosthecobacter sp. genome window above contains:
- a CDS encoding prolyl oligopeptidase family serine peptidase yields the protein MKHRFICLFAVLLGCLISPVACRAQVQLPAGFHKLELTVDGVARSGFVYAPASAKETPTPVVFVFHGHGGTALQAGRSFAMHKHWPEAISVYLQGLNTPGKLTDPEGKKPGWQHGAGAEGDRDLKLFDAVMANLKENYKVDAKRIFSTGHSNGGGFTYLLWQTKPEVFCAMAPSAAASARLADASFKPKPAMHIAGTQDPLVKYAWQELAMNKVRQINQCEAEGKSWAQDCTLFPSKVGAPFVAFIHQGTHKFPDEAPALIAKFFKEQSAAVK